GTCGCGGGCGCCTCCGACGGGGCGGGGGTCTCGGCCGCGGGTGGCGTCGCCAGCTCGGCAGGCGCGCGGCCGGACACGGGCAGCTCCGGTGCGGCGTCGCCGATCGCGCGCGGCTTGCGGGTCCGTCGTGCCGGTGGTGTCTCGGGCAGGACGTCCATGCTTCGCGAAGGTACGCCGGTGTCAGGCCCGTCCATACGTCGAATTCTCGGAACATCTCGAAGATTCCGATTAACCCGAACGGGTTACCCGGCTGCGGCCGTTTCCGCGTGATGCGCCGCCCCACGGCGGGGCCGGCAGGTCAGCTGGCGAACACCTCGACCGCGACGTCGGCGGCGACGCCGTACGCGGTCACCGTCCGCGGCTGCCCGGCGTGCAGGTCGAAGTAGTTGTCGTCGAAGCTCGCTTCGCCGGCCCGAACGGTCACCATCAGCGCGAGCGCGTCCGCGCTGACCGTGACGTCCAGGCGGTCGCCGTCGCGGGCCTGCCGCACGTCGAGCGTCGGCACGGCGCGGTCCATCTCGACGACGTCGGTGAAGAAGTGCCGGTTGGCCGTTGTCGCGCTGGTCGCGGTCAGGTACGCCGACGGGCTCGCCTGGATCTCCGCGAGACTCCAGCCGGCGACGGCGGCACTCTCGCCGGGCTCAGCCCGCCCGCTCACCTCGGCGGCCCACAGCAGGTCGCCGCGAAACGTCGTCGTCCGCACCTCGAAGGTCTCGGCGAAGGCGTCGTGACCGTTGTTGGTCAGCCACAGCTCGACGCCGCCGTCGACCGGTTTCACCGACGCGAGCATCGGTGCGTAGAACCGGCGGGTGTAGTACCAAGCCGGTTTGGGCCGCAGCTCGGTGTCCACCAGCGACCAGCTGATCGAGGGCCAGCAGTCGTGCAGCTGCCAGAGCAGCTCGCCGCTACAGATCGGCCACAACCGCCGGAAGTGCTCGGTGCCGAGCTTGATGCCCTCCGCCTGCATCAGCTGCGTGGCGCGCACGTAGTCCGGGAGGTTGTCAGGGATCCCGACGGTTGCGTCGAGGAAGATCTCCACCTTGTTGTACGGCCCGAACCGGCCCGGCCGCGACCGCTCGAGCAGCTGCGGGTGGTTGATCTGCAACGCCTGCGGGTCGAGCCACTTCTGCAGGGTCTCGAAATGCGAGTAGGAGCACAGGCCGTACTCGCTGGCGAAGCGGGTCACGTCGTCGAGGTAGCGCCGCGGGTGCGCGACGGCGACGTAGGCCTTCGTGCCCGGGTCGTCGAGCGCGGGCCAGGTCGCCGTCGGATACCACTCCATCGAGGCGCGCGTCGCCGGCTCGGGGTTGGCGTCGACGCCGTGCCAGACCTGCCAGTTGTGGCGGTCGCCCTTGTCGTGCGCGTTGAACTCGCACGGGCTCGACCCGACGTACGGCAGGTCGCTGTAGGTCGCCACTGCCTGCGGCAGCACGTCGTAGAACACCTTCGGCGAGACGCGCGGCTCGGGCCAGTCGTAGATCGCGGCGATCGCTTCGATCTCGTTGTTGCCGCACCACAGCGCCATGCACGGATGCGAGACGAGACGTCGCACCTGATGGCGCGCCTCGGCTTCGATCTCGGCGAGGTAGGCGTCGTCCTGCGGGTACTCGCGGTTGGCGAACATGAAGTCGTGCCAGATCAGCAGGCCGAGCCGGTCGCAGGCGTCATAGAACGCGTCGGTCTCGTAGTAGCCGCCGCCCCAGATCCGCAGCATGCTCATGCCGGCGTCGCGGGCCAGCGTCAGGAACGTCACGCTACGTGCGTCGTCGGGTGCGGCCGTCGACATCCCGCACGGCACCCAGTTGGCGCCCAGTGAGGCGACCGGCTCGTCGTTGAGGACGAAGCGGAAGTACTCGCCACCGGTCGGGTCCGCGGAGCGGTCGAGGGCGATGGTGCGGATGCCGATCTTGCGGACGTCGGTGTCCACGACTTCGCCGTCGGCGAGCAGCTGCGTGGTCAGCGTGTAGCGGTTCGGCTCGCCTCGGTCGGCCGTCCACCACAACCGTGGCGCGGGCACCTCGAGCGGGATCACCGCGCCGTCCGTTCCCTCGGCGGTCGTGACCGGCGAGCCGTCGGGGTCGGTCAGCAGCAGGCGGATGCGGGTGGCCGCGTCGGCGGTGCGCGAGCAGTCGACGCGCACTGTCAGCCGCGCCGGGTCGGCGACCGACATCGTCCGCACGTCTACGTAGTCGATGGCCGCTCGGTCGCGTCGTACGACGGTGACCGAGCCCAGGCCGATCGATGGCCGCACCGGCGCGAAGTCCCAGCCGTATCCGTACGCCGGCTTGCGCAGCCGGTCGCGGGCCGCGTCGTACTCGCCGTTGTCGTCGCGAGCCGGCGGGTCGATCCGGACGATCAGCGACGCGCCGTCGAGACGCGCCGGCAGCGCGAAGGTCGCGGGCCGGAACGCGCTGGCGTGCGACCCGAGCAGGACGTCGTCGAGCCAGACGGTGGCCTGGGTGTCGACCCGATCGAGGACGACGGCCAGGTCAGCGCCCGGCCCGGCGTCGAGGTCGGGCAGCGCAAACCGGAACCACCACGCGCGCTCCTGCACCCAGGTGCAGGCGTGGTTGGCGTCGCCGTGATCGGGGTCGGCGATCCGGCCGTCCGCGACGAGCTGTCGATGGACGTCGACCGGAAGGCTGATCGCCGCCCAGCCGTCGTCCGGCAGTTGTTGCGCTGGGTCCGCGTCGAGGTAGTGGCCGGCGGTGATCGTGATGCGTTGCGTCGTCATTCGCTAGTCGAGCTTCTCTCTCGCCCATTCGTCGAGCTGCGGCGCCAAGGCGGGCCAGCCGCTGAAGAGGTTAGGGCCGGTCGCCATGCGCTCGTTCCACTCCGTGTCCCCCCACGGCGGCTCGACCAGCAGCGCGTTGGGCAGCACCTCGGCCACTCGTTCGGAGGTCGCGCGGGTGTGGTGGGCGTCGCTCGCGCCGCTTCGGAACACCAGAGCCGGGATGGTGAGTCGTCCGGCGTCGGCGACGGTGAGGCCCGGCACGAGCTCTTCGTCGTTCGGGCAGTACGCCGCCATCCAGCGTTCCATCGTGGCGATGAACTCGGCGCGGTCCTGGTCGAGGATGCGTTGCCGGTTACCGGGGTTTCGCTGTTGCACTTCCGCCCACTCGGCGAGGTCCGCGACCTTGTGCATGCCGTCGGTCCAGGCGGCGGCCAGCGACCCGCCGCAGTAGTGCACGCCCAGCGACATCAGCCCGTACACACCGCCGCTCATGTTCAGCATCGCGACGCCGGAAGCGCGCTGCGGGTGACGGACCGCCGCGATCAGCGAGATGCGCGCTCCGCCCGACCCGCCCATGATCACCGCGGGCGTCATGTCGAGCTGGTCGAGCAGCGCCATCAGCACGTCGGCCTGCATCTCGGACTCGGATTCGCCGGTGAAGCAGACGTCGGACTCGCCGCAGTTCGGCCGGTCCCAGATCAGGACGCGATGGCCGCGGTCGGCGAGTGCCTGCGCGAGCTCGCGGATGCCGGGGATGTCCTTGCTGAACCGGCCGCCGGGGGTGATCGACCACTGCCGCCCGCCGTCCCCGACGTCGCCGATCACCTCGTAGGAGATGTTGAGGCCCTGAACCATTGCCGTTGCCATGGCGCGACACTAACGTCAGGTTCGTGTCAGACCTGAGACAGCAATTCGTCGTCGACGCGGACTCGCACTTCTCCGAGCCGGAGGACTTCTTCACTGCGCTCGCACCCGCGAAGTACAAGGAGCGGGTGCCGCACGTCGAGGTGGTCGACGGCCAGCGGATGTGGGTGTTCGACGGGACGCCGATGGGCCGTTACAGCGCCGGCGGCGTGATCGGCCGCGACGGGTCCAAGGAAGAGGCGCAGACAGCGCTCTTCGAGTGGGAACACGAGATGATCCACGTCGGGGCGTACGACCCGAAGGTGCGCATCGGCGTCCTCGACGAGTGCGGCATCGACCACCAGGTGATCTTCCCGAACACGATCGGCCTCGGCGGCCAGGACATCGGCCTCGGCAGCGACGAGACGCTTCGCCATCTGACCATCGAGATCTACAACGACCAGATGGCGAAGATCCAGGAGGAGTCGGGCAACCGGCTGCTGCCGATGCCGGTGATGCCGGCGTGGGACATCGCCGCCTGCGTCCGCGAGGCGGAGCGCGTCGCGGCGATGGGCGCGCGTGGCGTCAACATGACCTCCGACCCGCAGGACCTCGGTGCGCCGGATCTGGCGAGCAAGGAGTGGGATCCGTTCTGGGAGGTGTGCGCCGGGCTGAAGCTGCCCGTGCACTTCCACATCGGCGCGAGCGTCACCGGCATGAACTTCTACGGCAAGTACTTCTGGGAGTCCCACCCGGACAACGTGAAGCTCGCCATCGGGGGCTCGTTGCTGTTCATCGGCAACTCGCGGGTGGTCGTCAACACGATCCTGTCGCGCGTGTTCGACCGCCACCCCGAGCTGAAGCTGGTCTCGGTCGAGAGCGGAATCGGCTGGATCCCGTTCATCCTCGAGACCCTCGACTACGAGATGGCCGAAAACGCGCCGCGCGAGCTGGCCCAGATGGACAAGGCGCCGTCGGAGTACTTCCGCAGCAACATCTACGCGACGTTCTGGTTCGAGAACAACCGGAACAAGCTGCCCGACCTGATCGATGCGGTGGGCGAGGACAACATCCTGTTCGAGACCGACTTCCCGCACCCGACGTGCATGTACCCGTCGCCGCTGGAGACGGTCGAGCAGAAGATGGCGACGCTGTCGGAGGCCGCGCGCAACAAGATCCTGGGCGAGAACGCCCGCGCCCTCTACCGGCTCTAGTCGTCTTGGCGGCGATCGAGCACTGGGTGGGCGGTCGGGTCGTTTCCGGCGCGTCCGGTCGAGTCGGCGCCGTCTACGACCCGGCGCGGGGCGTGCAGACCGGCGAGGTCGCGCTCGCGTCGGCCGACGAGGTCGCCGACGTCGTCAAGGTCGCTCGCGACGCGGCGCGCGAGTGGGCGCTGTCGTCGCTGTCGCGTCGTACCTCGGCGTTGTTCAAGCTCCGGGAGCTGATCGACGCACACCGCGACGACCTGGCCGACGCGATCACCCGCGAGCACGGCAAGGTGCGCTCCGACGCGCTCGGCGAGGTCGCGCGTGGGCTGGACTGCGTCGAGTTCGCCTGCGGCATCCCGCAGCTGCTGAAGGGCGCGCACAGCTCGGAGGTGTCGACCGGGATCGACGTACACACCGTGCTGCACCCGGTCGGAGTGGTTGCGGGGATCACGCCGTTCAACTTCCCGGTGATGGTGCCGCTGTGGATGGCGGCCAACGCGCTGGCGTGTGGCAACGCGTTCGTGCTCAAACCCTCTGAGCGGGACCCGTCCGCGTCGATGGTGCTGGCTCGGTTGGTCGACGATGCCGGATTCCCCGACGGCGTCTTCAACGTGGTGCACGGCGACGCCGTGGCGGTCAACGCGTTGGTCGAGCATCCCGACGTCGATGCGATCTCGTTCGTCGGCTCCACGCCGATCGCCCGGCACGTCTACGAGTCCGGGACCGCGCACGGCAAACGGGTGCAGGCACTCGGTGGCGCGAAGAACCACATGGTGGTGCTGCCCGACGCAGACCTCGACGGGGCCGCCGACGCGGCGGTGTCGGCGGCCTACGGGTCGGCCGGCGAACGCTGCATGGCGATCTCGGTGGTGGTCGCGGTCGGCTCGGCGGCGGACCCGCTGGTCGCGGCGATCACGTCGAAGATCGGTGACGTCGTGATCGGTCCGGGCGACCAGGCCGGCTCGATGATGGGTCCGGTCATCACGGCCGCCCATCGCGACCGGGTGCGTTCCTACGTCGCGGGCGCGGCGGATGAGGGCGCGAGGGTCGTCGTCGACGGGTCGGCGCCGCCGGTCGACGGTGACGGGTTCTTCCTCGGCTGCTCGCTGCTCGACGGTGTCGAGCCGGGGATGAAGGTGTACGACGACGAGATCTTCGGCCCGGTGCTCTGCGTCGTACGTGTGCCGTCTCTGGACGACGCGATCGGCCTGGTCAACGCGAACCCGTACGGCAACGGGGTGGCGCTGTTCACCCGCGACGGTGGCGCGGCGCGGCGGTTCCAGCGGGAGATCGAGGTCGGGATGGTGGGCATCAACGTGCCGATCCCGGTGCCGGTCGCGTGGCACTCCTTCGGCGGCTGGAAGGCCTCGATCTTCGGCGACACCGCCATCTACGGCCCGGAAGGTGTGCGCTTCTACACCAAGCAGCAGGTGGTGAGCACCCGCTGGCCCGACCCGGCGCCGAGCCGCCTGGACCTCGGCTTCCCCACCACCCGCTAGGGCGGATGGCACCTGCGAACACATAGGTCGACAACAGCTATAGCAATACCTATGCGCCATGCGCTCCAATGAGGGCATGAAGGATGACGTCGCTGGGCTGGATGAGTCCGAGCTTCGCAAGCAGGCCGTGTGGCGGCTGCGCAAGCAGCGTGGCTTCCGCACGCACCTGCTCGTCTACGTGCTGGTCAACGCGTTCCTCGTGCTGATGTGGGCGCTCACCGACCGTCACGGATTCTTCTGGCCGGTGTGGCCGATCGCGGTGTGGGCGATCTTCGTCGTGGTCAACGGGGTGAACTCGTTCCGGCCGCAGAGCTTCTCGGAGACCGAGATCCGCCGGCAGATGGACCGCATGACCGGCGCCCGCGGCACGTAGCCGTCCGCCGTACGTCGCTACCGAGAGCGGACGGTGTACGTCGTCGGCGCGTCGATCCGGTTCATCTCCTCGGTGAGCCGCCTGATCAGCTCCTCGCCCTGGGCGTTGAGCTGCTCGCCGTTGCCGGCCAGGACCGGGAACTCCGAAGCGAGTGAGTAGCTCGGTCGTTCGGCCCCGAGGACCCGTCCGGCGGCGAGGGCGACCCACGACTGCGGATGCGACATCAGCCGCAGCGTGCCGAGGGTCGGCGCCTCGATGGAGAACCCGCCGTCCGGGGTGCGCTTGTTGCTGGTCGCGCTGGGCGCCACCGTGATGCAGTAGCCGCCGACGTCGAGGGTCTGTGCGATGTCGGCCCGGACGATCGCGTTCTGCTCGGTGATCCGCTCGCCGGAGACGAGCCCGACGTACGCCGACTCCTTGACCCGGCTGGTACGCGGCGTGACGTACCAGACCTTCGCGCAGGCCCAGTCGAGAGCATCTGCCAGGCACACGATCTCGTCGCCGAACCGCTTGCCGCGTCCGGCGACGCCGTGGCTGATGACGATCCCCATCTTCGGGGCATAGCCCAGCCGCGACAGGGCGATGTACGCCGTCGCGTGCAGCAGTCCGATGTCGAGCAGCGGACCGTGCGGCACCGTGTTGAAGACGTTGCCGCCCGCCTCGAGGTGCTCGCCGAGCTTGTGGAACGACGCGACGG
Above is a genomic segment from Mycobacteriales bacterium containing:
- a CDS encoding alpha/beta hydrolase gives rise to the protein MATAMVQGLNISYEVIGDVGDGGRQWSITPGGRFSKDIPGIRELAQALADRGHRVLIWDRPNCGESDVCFTGESESEMQADVLMALLDQLDMTPAVIMGGSGGARISLIAAVRHPQRASGVAMLNMSGGVYGLMSLGVHYCGGSLAAAWTDGMHKVADLAEWAEVQQRNPGNRQRILDQDRAEFIATMERWMAAYCPNDEELVPGLTVADAGRLTIPALVFRSGASDAHHTRATSERVAEVLPNALLVEPPWGDTEWNERMATGPNLFSGWPALAPQLDEWAREKLD
- a CDS encoding 2TM domain-containing protein, coding for MKDDVAGLDESELRKQAVWRLRKQRGFRTHLLVYVLVNAFLVLMWALTDRHGFFWPVWPIAVWAIFVVVNGVNSFRPQSFSETEIRRQMDRMTGARGT
- a CDS encoding glycoside hydrolase family 2 protein, with product MTTQRITITAGHYLDADPAQQLPDDGWAAISLPVDVHRQLVADGRIADPDHGDANHACTWVQERAWWFRFALPDLDAGPGADLAVVLDRVDTQATVWLDDVLLGSHASAFRPATFALPARLDGASLIVRIDPPARDDNGEYDAARDRLRKPAYGYGWDFAPVRPSIGLGSVTVVRRDRAAIDYVDVRTMSVADPARLTVRVDCSRTADAATRIRLLLTDPDGSPVTTAEGTDGAVIPLEVPAPRLWWTADRGEPNRYTLTTQLLADGEVVDTDVRKIGIRTIALDRSADPTGGEYFRFVLNDEPVASLGANWVPCGMSTAAPDDARSVTFLTLARDAGMSMLRIWGGGYYETDAFYDACDRLGLLIWHDFMFANREYPQDDAYLAEIEAEARHQVRRLVSHPCMALWCGNNEIEAIAAIYDWPEPRVSPKVFYDVLPQAVATYSDLPYVGSSPCEFNAHDKGDRHNWQVWHGVDANPEPATRASMEWYPTATWPALDDPGTKAYVAVAHPRRYLDDVTRFASEYGLCSYSHFETLQKWLDPQALQINHPQLLERSRPGRFGPYNKVEIFLDATVGIPDNLPDYVRATQLMQAEGIKLGTEHFRRLWPICSGELLWQLHDCWPSISWSLVDTELRPKPAWYYTRRFYAPMLASVKPVDGGVELWLTNNGHDAFAETFEVRTTTFRGDLLWAAEVSGRAEPGESAAVAGWSLAEIQASPSAYLTATSATTANRHFFTDVVEMDRAVPTLDVRQARDGDRLDVTVSADALALMVTVRAGEASFDDNYFDLHAGQPRTVTAYGVAADVAVEVFAS
- a CDS encoding amidohydrolase family protein, with translation MSDLRQQFVVDADSHFSEPEDFFTALAPAKYKERVPHVEVVDGQRMWVFDGTPMGRYSAGGVIGRDGSKEEAQTALFEWEHEMIHVGAYDPKVRIGVLDECGIDHQVIFPNTIGLGGQDIGLGSDETLRHLTIEIYNDQMAKIQEESGNRLLPMPVMPAWDIAACVREAERVAAMGARGVNMTSDPQDLGAPDLASKEWDPFWEVCAGLKLPVHFHIGASVTGMNFYGKYFWESHPDNVKLAIGGSLLFIGNSRVVVNTILSRVFDRHPELKLVSVESGIGWIPFILETLDYEMAENAPRELAQMDKAPSEYFRSNIYATFWFENNRNKLPDLIDAVGEDNILFETDFPHPTCMYPSPLETVEQKMATLSEAARNKILGENARALYRL
- a CDS encoding CoA-acylating methylmalonate-semialdehyde dehydrogenase; this encodes MGGRVVSGASGRVGAVYDPARGVQTGEVALASADEVADVVKVARDAAREWALSSLSRRTSALFKLRELIDAHRDDLADAITREHGKVRSDALGEVARGLDCVEFACGIPQLLKGAHSSEVSTGIDVHTVLHPVGVVAGITPFNFPVMVPLWMAANALACGNAFVLKPSERDPSASMVLARLVDDAGFPDGVFNVVHGDAVAVNALVEHPDVDAISFVGSTPIARHVYESGTAHGKRVQALGGAKNHMVVLPDADLDGAADAAVSAAYGSAGERCMAISVVVAVGSAADPLVAAITSKIGDVVIGPGDQAGSMMGPVITAAHRDRVRSYVAGAADEGARVVVDGSAPPVDGDGFFLGCSLLDGVEPGMKVYDDEIFGPVLCVVRVPSLDDAIGLVNANPYGNGVALFTRDGGAARRFQREIEVGMVGINVPIPVPVAWHSFGGWKASIFGDTAIYGPEGVRFYTKQQVVSTRWPDPAPSRLDLGFPTTR